Proteins from a genomic interval of Sulfuricurvum sp.:
- the istB gene encoding IS21-like element helper ATPase IstB, producing the protein MKLYGMHGAFKTAVETGKTDHYSIDQFVSMITDAEWDERHNRRIERIIKNAKFHYKSSIESIIFDQSRNLERNLILRLGECEFVEKNENILITGSTGVGKSYLATALGYQACIQGYKVSYFNTSKLFSKLKMAKADGSYLKELAKIEKQDVILLDDFGLQALDSQNRITLLEIIEDRHNKGSIIVTSQIPVQGWYDIIGEKTIADAVLDRLIHQAHRIELHGESMRKKKSINKE; encoded by the coding sequence ATGAAGCTCTATGGAATGCATGGTGCATTTAAGACTGCTGTTGAAACCGGAAAAACTGACCATTATTCCATCGATCAGTTTGTATCTATGATCACTGATGCCGAATGGGACGAACGTCACAACCGGCGAATAGAGCGGATCATTAAAAATGCAAAGTTCCATTACAAATCCAGCATCGAAAGCATCATTTTCGATCAGTCACGGAATCTGGAACGCAATCTCATCTTACGTCTTGGCGAGTGCGAATTTGTTGAGAAAAACGAGAACATCTTAATCACCGGGAGCACCGGTGTAGGTAAAAGTTATTTGGCAACAGCACTCGGTTATCAGGCATGTATCCAGGGCTACAAGGTAAGTTACTTCAATACATCGAAGCTGTTCTCCAAGTTAAAAATGGCAAAAGCCGACGGTTCATATCTGAAGGAACTTGCTAAAATCGAAAAGCAAGACGTTATTTTACTTGACGATTTTGGACTCCAGGCACTCGACAGTCAGAACAGGATAACACTATTGGAAATCATCGAGGACAGGCACAATAAAGGTTCCATCATTGTTACCTCACAAATACCTGTGCAAGGATGGTATGATATTATTGGTGAAAAAACCATTGCTGACGCGGTATTAGACCGGCTTATCCATCAGGCTCACCGCATCGAATTACATGGTGAATCAATGAGAAAGAAAAAGAGTATCAACAAAGAATAA